Genomic window (Penaeus vannamei isolate JL-2024 chromosome 7, ASM4276789v1, whole genome shotgun sequence):
TGTGAAGaattaattagatatatatgtgataattgATTGATAATGGGACCATGTATGGCTATTTTCTATTTAAAGATGGCATTGTTTCTTGATATTAATGCAGTGATTGGTGTATTGTTAAGCAGTTTGTTCTTTATAACACTTAGGTATGGATGTGAAGCAGCACTGTGAGTATAGTGTTTAGATATTAGATAACTTTTTCTTTAAATTAGATCACTTTATCTTTAAATTTGTGATGAGAATGTCATTGATGAAAAATGTCTTTCATATTCAAGTTCATTTTGTGTGTTGTTAGGTGGTTTTAAGTTTGAGAAAAAAGTTCAgtattttatgtttcttttcctttttccttttcttcctattttttctttcatagttTTTGTTTTATCAGAATGGAATTGGGTAGAACTATGATAGGTTTGTATATCTGCTTTTTCAGCATTATACCAAAGAAATGACGCCTTTTTTATTTTAGGCTCAAATCTTCTTGTTTAGccattatatgtatgttttttttactgatttcttttctttgtgacaAACTATTtattttagatatgtatattttttctaatgtttGCTAACTATAGATTTACAGCATTATGATCAATAATTTTTCTGATTAGTTATAAAATTATATTAGAGAAATAATGTGAAccattttcccatttttcctttttttattttataatctaATGTACTTGCTATTATTTTCCAATTAGGCATTGCCAGAAGAAGAGAAACGTAAGTACAAGAACATGAGGGATAGCAAGCGAGGTGATGAAAAACTTGATTGTAGAGGAATACCTTTGGCTGACATTCAAcaagaacaggagaaaaaaaggaagagaattgaGGAGATGAAGAGCTACATTGCAAATAATGTTTCAGTGTTGCGGTCTGGCAATGGTTAGACTCGGTTAcatcttgtctttgttttttgtgacAATATTGAAGAGAGTTgtgatataattttcatattattttgcaCATTTAGATATTGCTGCTTTATTAGTTCATGCATTTACTAAACTATAAATGAACATGAAATGCTTCATGTTTTCTTCAATTTAGAAGATGTCATGCTTtcaaaatacttttattattttttcttcaagcTCTTCACTGTGGCAAGTTCTACATCGTTAGTACCTCTTACTATGTGTTGACCGAAGAAGGCCAATATGCTCCTGCTGAACTGGGATTAGTCCAGTTCTCTTTTCAGCGAGGGATCATCAAGGAATTCCATGTGATACTGAAACGTaagttctcctcttcctcttggattttcctcctactccaggatcttcctcctcctcctcctcctcctcctcctcctcctcctcctcctcctcctcctcctcctcctcctcctcctcctcctcctcctcctccacttcctcctcctcctcctcctcctcctcttcctcctcctcctcctcctcctcttccttctcctcctcctcctcgtcctctttttatccctcctcctcctcctcttcctcttctccctcctcctcctattattcatcctgctcctcctcctcttcctcctcttcctcttcctcttcctcctcctctttctcttcttcctcttatttctcttcctcttcctccttctctaccccttcctcctcttcttcctcttcctccttctcctccacttcgacctcttcctcctcctcctcctcctcttcctcctcctcctcttcctcctccccctccttggtCTTTctttaccaccacctcctcctcctcttcctcttcttcctcttcttcctcttcttcttcttcctcctcttcctcctcctccccctccttggtgtttctttacctttcctcctcctccatggtcttttgtttcttcctcctcttcctcttattcctcttcttcctcctcttcttcctcaccttctcttcctcttcctcttcttcctccttattttcctctttttctttctcctcttcctccttttcttctttctcttcctcctctttttcctcttccttctcttctccctcctcctcctcctcttcctcctccccttcttccccctcctcctcttcctcttattcctccttttattcctcttcctcctcttcttcctcctcctattcctccccctattcctccccctccttggtgtttctttacctcctcctccatggcctttcgtttcctcctcttcttcttcctctcctccttcttcctctttttcttcctcttctcttcttcctcctcttcctcctctttgtcctcttcctcttcctcttcctccttttctttgtcctcttcctcctcttctttgtcctcttcctctttttcctcctcttcctccttctctttttcctcctcttctcctccctcctctttttcctcctcttcttcctcctcctccttcctcctcctccttctcctttttcttcacctcctcctcctcctcctcctcctcctcctcctcctcctcctcctcctcctcctcctcctcctccttccccttctctttctcctccttctccttctctccccccatctcctccttctcctccttctcctccttctcctccttctcctccttctcctccttctcctccttctccttctcctccttctcctccttctcctccttctccttcttctccttcttctccttcttctccttcttctccttcttctccttcttctcctccttctcctcctcctcctcctcctcctcctcctccttctcctcctccttctcctcctcctcctcctcctcctccttcttctcctcctcctcctccttcgcctcctccttcttcttcttcttctcctcccccacctcctcctcctcttttgtctcctcctcctcctcctcctcttttgtctcctcctcctcctcctcctcctcttctgtctcctcctcctcctcctcctcctcttctgtctcctcctcctcctcctcctcctcttctgtctcctcctcctcctcctcctcctcctcttctgtctcctcctcctcctcctcctcctcttctgtctcctcctcctcctcctcctcctcctcttctgtctcctcctcctcctcctcctcctcttctgtctcctcctcctcctcctcctcctcttctgtctcctcctcctcctcctcctcctcttctgtctcctcctcctcctcctcctcctcttctgtctcctcctcttcttccctctcctcctcttccttttctctctcctactcctcctcttcttctctctcctcctcctcctcttctgtctccccctcctcttcatctacctcctcctcctcttctgtctcctcttctgtctcctcctcctcctcctcctcctcttctgtctcctcttctgtctcctcctcctcctcctcctcctcttctgtctcctcctcctcctcctcctcctcctcctcctcctcttctgtctcctcctcctcctcctcctcctcttctgtctcctcctcctcctcctcctcctcttctgtctcctcctcctcctcctcctcctcttctgtctcctcctcctcctcctcctcctcttctgtctcctcctcctcctcctcttcctctttctctctcctctcctctcattatcgtcctctgtctcctcctcctcctcctcttcctctttctctctcctctcctctcattatcgtcctctgtctcttcctcctcctcctcctcctcttcctcctcctcctcctgtgtttcctcctcctgtgtctcctcctcttctgcctcttctttctcttcctctgcctcctctttctcttcctgttcctcttcctcctctttctcttcctcttcctcttcttcctctttcttttcctcttcctctgcctcctctttctctttctcttcctctgcctcctctttctcttcctcttcctctgcctcctcattctcttcctcttcctctgcctctttctcttcctctgcctctttctcttcctcttcctgtttctccctctttctcttcctcttcctctgcatcctcctctttctcttcctcttcctctgcctcctctttctcttcctcttcctcttcctctgcctcctctttctcttcctcttcctctgcctcctctttctctttctcttcctctgcctcctctttctctttctctttctctttctcttcctctgcctcctctttctcttcctcttcctctgcctcctctttctctttctcttcctctgcctcctctttctcttcctcttcctctgcctcctctttctcttcctcttcctcttcctctgcctcctctttctcttcctcttcctctgccacctctttctcttcctcttcctctgcatcctcctctttctcttcctcttcctctgcatcctcctctttctcttcctcttcctctgcatcctcctctttctcttcctcttcctctgcatcctcctcttcctgctcccacCCTtgctttgtccctccctcctctccctcatccctccctcgtctccctcctccctcctccctcctccctccctcctctccctcctctccctcctctccctcctctccctcctctccctcttctccctcctctccctcttctccctccctccccctattcctcttcctctttctcttttgaccATAAGTCCAACAAAAGTCAGCAGAATAAAATCAGCATTTTTACCaagatctattattatcattaccattatcattatagctactgttatcatcatcatcgttactactgtaatcatcattattattacagttaccatcattatcatctatattgaaGAATGAAATAACAGatgcatacataaaacacacagagGTAGTAATCATTGGCTATTCAATTTTCCAGCGGTGATCCCTCTGTCCTACGGTTACTTGGCTCAAGTTTACTCCGAGGCAAACCATATGCTCCTCGAGGAAGAGAACACAAgtggcgaggagaaggaggatgtggcTGTGGCCGTCAAGGAGTTTGTACAGGAAGTGAGTTTTGGCTTGAGTGCCTTGAGtgttgactgttattattatcagtgttattgtctttgttattgtcatattgtcattgttgttgttttctttgatgTCCTTGACATtgtcatggtatatatatatatatatatttttttttttttttaacttattatttttacaatttttgGCTTTCTTATATTATGATTGCTTTTaatgtattatgattatgataatagtaataaaattagcagtagtaatattaataatggaaatattgataatgatagtaataataatagtagtaatagtgataatagtagtaatgatgataagagtgatgattatgatgatagtgatgatcatagagatgatagtaatgatgatgatagagatgatagtaatgttagtaatgtttgataattattgatgattgttataattagtattatatttattatagttgttattagtatattataatgataatgatctgattataatgataatgatataatgatattgataataatgatgatgatgataataataatgataataatgatgatgatgaagaattattgtgatgataatgatgaattttattgatgatgatgaggattattaataatgttatcatcatcgctgttttcgttattgttatctttattattattatgtgtttttAGGGGGGCTTCTGGATTTATGTGACCTTTGTTATATTATATGTtccatatattttgatatttaaatTTATGGCAGTTTCGCTTGAAAGGTATCAGATGCTCATACTGAAGGCAAtttcttttcttgtaattttCGGCTAGTTAAATGTTCTTGGCGTGAGACTAGATATGTAACTGTTTTTTAATGCTGTCTCTTATTTTTGGCAGGAGAGTAATAGGCTGCCTCCATTATACACTTTGGAAGAGGAAATGCCACAGGCTGATGCAATCCTTAGTGAAATATGTGGTAACTTTTTCTAGTTTTACTTAAGAAATATAAAATTTGTGTACTTATTTATATGCAGTACAATTATGATGCTTGTGGTATGATCATTCAAGTGGTGTGTAATGCTTTCCATTTCATGCTCTTTGCATCTGGATTGaaaattgtattttgttttattatatttttgtttttaaagcaTAGATGTAATTGTCTATTTTGCTTAGATAAGATGGTGTTTTTCACAGTTTACACATTTTTTAATATTGAAAAGTTTTTTTATTACATAACTTTGCATAACTCATTTTTGGTTGAAATGATAAGTAATTTATTATTGCATGTTTATGAGTATCAAAATATTCATGCCTTTaacctttttatttcttatttcctaaGTTGATCTTCCATCTTGAAAATAGAAATCTTTTAAAGTAATTATATGActtatgatttgatttttttgtgtgtgaagtcATCTTTCTACTTTTTGCTTCACTACATTTCACAGACTAATGCATGATGTGTCCTAATGTTTAACCCCTATTTGTTTATCCTTGTGCTGTGAACAGGACCAAATTACTTCAATGTATATTCCCTGGACCAGCTGTTCCAACATTTATACTCTGTGACTTTTGTTGACAATCCCATACCCTTGAGTATTGCTACTGATATGCTGACACACTGTAGCTTGGATTACCACCCATCCCTGCCATGTGGAGTAAGTTATGGTTCAGTAATTTTATGAATTTGCATGTAATGAGAAAGTGATACCCATATGTAGCTTTTGTGTGgtattttgagttttgttttcattttgactCCATTGGTGTATTTGTTTTGCTTGATTGTCTcaacttttccattttcttttctttttatagtgGCACCAGACATACCAAAAGGATGCAGGTCGATACTGCTCTTTGTCTTGCGCAAAACGATGGGTATTTCACATGTGCGATAACATGAAACTGTTAGACACTTTTGGTATACAGCCACAGGAGGGTAAGCATCTACCTCAGCCCATCCCAGCTTTTGGCACTGTTGTAGATGTTCCCAGACACACATTTAAGGTAATATTTGATGCATTTTAGTCTTACTTGCTTTGGTCAGTACTGTTAGGAAAATAGTTGACATCCTTAGTTatagttctgattttttttctattcttaatgTACTCCCTGTATTTAATATTCAGACTATCACTTGTAAAATTTATTTTACAAGTAAAAATGTATTTTCAAAATTGCCTTAGGGAATGGATtatttacttttgattttttttttatatataaactaataaaaatgaaTTCATGAAACATTTGTAATTACAGGATTGCTCTTTAGAAAGTCGTGGGACTAATAATTCTAGAGTAGACAGATCCTATGTAGATGGTGCCGCTGCCTCTTCCCAGCCATGGCAAATGGTATGTGATCTGCAAGTAACATATTCCTTTTGATTAATTAACAGAAAACGTCCATATCTTGTGGCTTTTGTTCCCCGGtacatcttttctttattttctgagaTTATTTGAATTTTGTTTAAATCTTAGtagtatattcataatatatgtatgttgtacatGTGCATTTGCAGGTTAATTCTTTTGGA
Coding sequences:
- the LOC113827371 gene encoding protein maelstrom homolog — protein: MGKKRQQNDFFFFMLEKKGEVERKSGRVVTMAELPALLYPEWKALPEEEKRKYKNMRDSKRGDEKLDCRGIPLADIQQEQEKKRKRIEEMKSYIANNVSVLRSGNALHCGKFYIVSTSYYVLTEEGQYAPAELGLVQFSFQRGIIKEFHVILKPVIPLSYGYLAQVYSEANHMLLEEENTSGEEKEDVAVAVKEFVQEESNRLPPLYTLEEEMPQADAILSEICGPNYFNVYSLDQLFQHLYSVTFVDNPIPLSIATDMLTHCSLDYHPSLPCGWHQTYQKDAGRYCSLSCAKRWVFHMCDNMKLLDTFGIQPQEGKHLPQPIPAFGTVVDVPRHTFKDCSLESRGTNNSRVDRSYVDGAAASSQPWQMVNSFGNRGKGVQNKPKPEQNDVGFSFTRKTKVEAAPAGAPARAPVRPKGSWSNAVASSSPKAPNLAASFSASSVDTSCEDDFPALGARNGYSGNSWNAPSHKRGQKKK